Proteins from one Nakamurella multipartita DSM 44233 genomic window:
- a CDS encoding glycosyltransferase family 2 protein, producing the protein MTTAVITIAAGRHQHLWAQQRGLALGDRRPDVYVAVAMGDPQVGPRTVDGPLTGTGALVLPVELAAGGPLPLAAARNAGAAAALAAGADVLIFLDVDCVPAPALVAAYTDAVHHESGPALHCGVVQYLADGVDAAGIHPADLAGRAHPARPQPGPGESLESADWPLFWSLSFAVSARTWAQLGGFCEEYVGYGGEDTDLGYRAFRAGITLRWLGGADAFHQYHESPSPPVAHLADIVRNATVFHRRWGFWPMLGWLQAFADLGLAHYDQDRDRWQVLTAAPDAVPAGT; encoded by the coding sequence ATGACGACCGCCGTCATCACCATCGCCGCCGGCCGGCACCAGCACCTGTGGGCCCAGCAGCGGGGGCTGGCCCTGGGCGATCGGCGACCGGACGTCTACGTGGCCGTGGCCATGGGCGACCCGCAGGTCGGTCCCCGAACCGTCGACGGGCCGCTGACCGGCACCGGCGCCCTCGTGCTGCCGGTCGAGCTGGCCGCGGGTGGGCCGCTGCCGCTGGCCGCCGCCCGCAACGCCGGCGCCGCCGCGGCGCTGGCCGCGGGCGCCGATGTGCTGATCTTCCTGGACGTGGACTGTGTGCCCGCGCCGGCATTGGTGGCCGCCTACACCGACGCCGTGCACCACGAGTCGGGGCCGGCCTTGCACTGCGGCGTGGTGCAGTACCTGGCCGACGGGGTCGACGCCGCCGGCATTCATCCCGCCGACCTGGCCGGCCGGGCCCACCCGGCCCGGCCGCAGCCCGGGCCGGGTGAGTCGTTGGAATCGGCGGACTGGCCGCTGTTCTGGTCGCTGTCGTTCGCGGTCTCGGCCCGCACCTGGGCGCAGCTGGGCGGGTTCTGCGAGGAGTACGTCGGTTACGGCGGCGAGGACACCGATCTGGGCTACCGGGCGTTCCGCGCCGGCATCACCCTGCGCTGGCTGGGCGGGGCCGACGCCTTCCACCAGTACCACGAGTCGCCGTCCCCGCCGGTCGCGCATCTGGCCGACATCGTCCGCAACGCAACGGTTTTCCACCGCCGCTGGGGATTCTGGCCGATGCTGGGCTGGCTGCAGGCGTTCGCCGACCTGGGTCTGGCCCACTATGACCAGGACCGCGATCGCTGGCAGGTGCTCACGGCGGCGCCCGATGCCGTCCCCGCCGGAACGTGA
- a CDS encoding glycosyltransferase: MIGYYVHHQGLGHWQRARSIARHLADPPTLLSSLPPPADALGDELPRVTLPLDNLTSPADHTAHGTLHWVPRHDQGLRRRMAILADWIDAADPDLMVVDVSVEVALLCRLMGVPTVVMAMPGDRSDRAHRSAYDSAHAILAPWAAEFSAAQWTDRWPDKTFHAGAISRYAGRRPPPAGTHDGPLRVLVLWGKGGDGRSAAALAAASRATTHYRWRQAGVGADAGVPVWDLLCWADVVVTHAGQNAVAEVAAAGRPAVVIAEDRPHGEQRATARTLDRAGLAVGLDSLPAPEQWPELLVAALAIGGHGWARWAPPDAARRAADFLHASTLEVRRRIAPVA; the protein is encoded by the coding sequence GTGATCGGCTACTACGTGCACCATCAGGGGCTCGGTCACTGGCAGCGTGCGCGCTCGATCGCCCGTCATCTGGCCGACCCGCCGACCCTGCTCAGCTCCCTGCCCCCGCCCGCGGACGCACTCGGCGACGAGCTGCCCCGGGTCACGCTGCCGCTGGACAACCTGACCAGCCCGGCCGATCACACCGCCCACGGCACCCTGCACTGGGTGCCGCGGCACGATCAGGGCCTGCGGCGGCGGATGGCGATCCTGGCCGACTGGATCGATGCCGCCGACCCCGATCTGATGGTCGTCGACGTCTCCGTCGAGGTCGCCCTGCTGTGCCGGCTGATGGGCGTGCCCACGGTGGTGATGGCCATGCCGGGGGACCGGTCCGACCGTGCGCACCGGTCGGCCTACGACTCCGCGCACGCCATCCTGGCCCCCTGGGCGGCCGAGTTCTCCGCCGCGCAGTGGACGGATCGCTGGCCGGACAAGACCTTTCATGCCGGTGCCATCTCCCGGTACGCCGGCCGCCGGCCACCCCCCGCCGGTACGCACGACGGACCGCTGCGGGTGCTGGTGCTCTGGGGCAAGGGCGGCGACGGCCGGTCGGCGGCCGCGCTGGCCGCGGCGTCCCGGGCCACCACGCACTACCGGTGGCGGCAGGCCGGGGTGGGCGCCGACGCCGGGGTGCCGGTGTGGGATCTGCTGTGCTGGGCCGATGTCGTGGTCACCCACGCCGGCCAGAACGCCGTCGCCGAGGTCGCCGCCGCCGGCCGCCCGGCCGTCGTCATCGCCGAGGACCGTCCGCACGGCGAGCAGCGGGCCACCGCCCGGACCCTGGACCGGGCCGGGCTGGCCGTCGGCCTGGACTCCTTGCCCGCGCCGGAGCAATGGCCGGAGCTGCTGGTGGCCGCGCTGGCCATCGGCGGTCACGGGTGGGCCCGCTGGGCACCGCCGGACGCCGCCCGCCGGGCCGCGGACTTCCTGCACGCGAGCACCCTCGAGGTGCGCCGCCGGATCGCGCCGGTCGCATGA
- a CDS encoding glycosyltransferase, producing MRPNASARTNAPTSSFKILVIASLRYPIAQPFAGGLEAHTWSLATGLRARGHSVLVAGATGSDPSVVGYEFGRLPTGDGSERADITNHPDVSRAERQGFTDLIAQVRDGLLGSFDLIHNNALHPYPVEQAHTLDVPMVTTLHTPVLPWAQRVLGESAVPQHSQHFVAVSRATADAWRPLIRPQVVRNGVDTDLWRPGPGGPGAVWSGRIAAEKAPHLAIDLARAAGIELTIAGPIVDEPYYAAAVAPRLGPGVRYAGHLDQQRLAELVGHSALALVTPVWNEPFGLVAVEAMACGTPVVALARGGLPEIVDRRSGRLIPPTEATGFAPDDLAAAVRAMAQAATLDRGAVRQRALARGSAAAMIRGYEQVYQRAVRRWTRS from the coding sequence TTGCGGCCCAACGCTTCCGCGCGAACCAACGCGCCGACGTCAAGTTTCAAGATCCTGGTCATCGCCTCGCTCCGGTATCCGATCGCGCAGCCGTTCGCCGGCGGGCTCGAGGCGCACACCTGGTCGCTGGCCACGGGGTTGCGGGCCCGCGGGCACTCCGTGCTGGTGGCCGGGGCCACCGGCAGCGACCCGAGTGTGGTCGGCTACGAATTCGGCCGCCTGCCCACCGGCGACGGGTCCGAACGCGCCGACATCACCAATCATCCGGACGTCAGCCGGGCCGAACGGCAGGGCTTCACCGACCTGATCGCGCAGGTCCGGGACGGCCTGCTGGGCTCGTTCGACCTGATCCACAACAACGCCCTGCACCCGTACCCGGTCGAGCAGGCGCACACCCTGGACGTCCCGATGGTCACCACCCTGCACACGCCGGTGCTGCCCTGGGCGCAGCGGGTGCTGGGGGAATCGGCCGTGCCCCAGCACAGCCAGCACTTCGTGGCCGTCAGCCGGGCCACCGCCGACGCCTGGCGCCCGCTGATCCGGCCCCAGGTCGTCCGCAACGGGGTGGACACCGACCTGTGGCGTCCGGGTCCCGGCGGGCCCGGTGCGGTCTGGTCCGGGCGCATCGCCGCGGAGAAGGCCCCGCACCTGGCCATCGACCTGGCCCGGGCGGCCGGGATCGAGCTGACCATCGCCGGCCCGATCGTCGACGAGCCCTACTACGCCGCCGCGGTCGCGCCCCGCTTGGGACCGGGCGTCCGCTACGCCGGCCACCTGGATCAACAGCGCCTGGCCGAGCTGGTCGGGCACAGTGCGCTCGCGCTGGTCACCCCGGTCTGGAACGAGCCGTTCGGGCTGGTCGCGGTCGAGGCGATGGCCTGCGGGACGCCGGTCGTCGCGCTGGCCCGCGGCGGCCTGCCGGAGATCGTGGACCGCCGGTCCGGACGGCTGATCCCGCCCACCGAGGCCACCGGGTTCGCCCCCGACGACCTGGCCGCGGCGGTCCGGGCGATGGCGCAGGCGGCCACCCTGGATCGCGGCGCGGTCCGGCAGCGGGCGCTGGCCCGGGGCAGCGCGGCGGCGATGATCCGCGGCTACGAGCAGGTCTATCAGCGGGCCGTTCGGCGCTGGACCCGGTCGTGA